In Thermodesulfovibrionales bacterium, the sequence TCATAACAGGCTTTTTTACCAAAATCGAAACGCTTCTCCCTTTGCTCGGGGGCCATGCCGAATTCTTCCTCATCAAAATAAACGGCATGAACGAGGACGATTCTACCCCCGTGTCTTCTTATCCAGTTTGAAGATTCTATGACCGCCGCCTTGCTCGACTCAGAGCCGTCGAAACCGACAACGATAGTTTCGTACATATCCTTCGCGCGCTTGCCGACCTCGATATTCGGCCGCTCGTTTACGTAGCTTAGCTCGATGTTCCGGG encodes:
- a CDS encoding universal stress protein, whose protein sequence is MRQEAISPRNIELSYVNERPNIEVGKRAKDMYETIVVGFDGSESSKAAVIESSNWIRRHGGRIVLVHAVYFDEEEFGMAPEQREKRFDFGKKACY